One genomic segment of Helicobacter pylori NQ4053 includes these proteins:
- a CDS encoding SH3 domain-containing protein → MGFLFEKSLMSFFAHSIKILKITSLILSFLVSFWTSFLVAENTSESEEIKAKVVYVKIPQLEDLENNPVYIGQIIGVTYDLLLFDAEFLEAKIKDGLDKTQIELLNKMPKWKKVEKELFRATYYYKIKGVKASIPSLEVSAFSNKDKYIDHSIAPKVALQVTDLSKNPRYANVMAKDLQVVQYKTKDYDDKNNILVMELAFKEATWEDFHIKEAIKQGFDNASLNQIKAKEGSVFYYCVLPKTLQNLSFDYFSLSNKQFKTLSFSTIPTQDTTGIQSDLIPKNNFLVFSNVALLALCVFFLVLFFIFGRKLIFLGLGVLCLGFVLYHLLFTQKSALLLAHKKIRILPTQNSTILGLSKNEMPIKILGSHDDYYKILTPHEQIGWVKKNEVK, encoded by the coding sequence ATGGGGTTTTTATTTGAAAAATCGTTAATGAGTTTTTTCGCTCATTCAATCAAAATCCTTAAAATCACCAGTTTGATTTTAAGCTTTTTGGTAAGCTTTTGGACAAGCTTTTTGGTTGCTGAAAACACTTCTGAGTCAGAAGAAATCAAGGCTAAAGTGGTTTATGTGAAAATCCCCCAATTAGAAGATTTGGAAAACAACCCGGTTTATATCGGTCAAATTATAGGCGTAACTTATGATTTATTGCTGTTTGACGCTGAGTTTTTGGAAGCCAAAATCAAGGACGGGTTGGATAAAACCCAAATTGAGCTTTTAAACAAGATGCCTAAATGGAAAAAGGTGGAAAAAGAGCTTTTTAGAGCGACTTATTATTACAAGATTAAGGGCGTAAAAGCGAGTATCCCGTCCTTAGAAGTGAGCGCGTTTTCCAATAAAGACAAATACATCGATCATTCCATAGCCCCAAAAGTTGCTTTGCAGGTAACGGATTTGTCCAAAAACCCTCGTTATGCGAATGTCATGGCCAAAGATTTACAAGTTGTGCAATACAAAACCAAAGATTATGACGATAAAAACAATATTTTGGTGATGGAATTAGCGTTCAAAGAAGCCACTTGGGAAGATTTTCATATCAAAGAAGCGATCAAACAGGGGTTTGATAACGCCTCTTTAAACCAAATCAAGGCTAAAGAAGGGAGCGTTTTTTATTATTGCGTGTTGCCTAAAACCCTTCAAAACCTTTCTTTTGATTATTTTTCGCTTTCAAATAAGCAATTTAAAACCTTATCTTTTTCAACCATTCCCACTCAAGACACTACCGGTATTCAAAGCGATCTCATCCCTAAAAACAATTTTTTAGTCTTTTCTAATGTGGCGTTGCTCGCTTTGTGCGTGTTTTTCTTGGTGCTGTTTTTCATTTTTGGGCGCAAACTCATTTTTTTAGGGCTTGGGGTTTTGTGCTTAGGGTTTGTTTTGTATCACCTTTTATTCACGCAAAAATCAGCCCTATTGCTCGCTCATAAAAAAATCCGCATTCTGCCCACGCAAAATTCCACCATTTTAGGGCTTTCTAAAAATGAAATGCCGATTAAAATCTTAGGTTCGCATGATGATTATTATAAAATCCTAACGCCGCATGAACAAATAGGATGGGTCAAAAAAAATGAAGTCAAATAG
- the ung gene encoding uracil-DNA glycosylase, whose protein sequence is MKLFDYAPLSLAWREFLQSEFKKPYFLEIEKRYLEALKSPKTIFPKSSNLFYALNLTPPSAVKIILLGQDPYHSTYLENERELPVAMGLSFSVEKNAPIPPSLKNIFKELHANLGVPVPCCGDLSAWAKRGMLLLNAILSVEKNKAASHQYIGWEAFSDQILMRLFETISPLIVVLLGKVAQKKIALIPPNKHIIITAPHPSPLSRGFLGSGVFTSVQKAYREVYRKDFDFSL, encoded by the coding sequence ATGAAGCTTTTTGACTACGCTCCTTTGAGCTTGGCTTGGCGGGAGTTTTTGCAAAGCGAATTTAAAAAGCCTTATTTTTTAGAAATAGAAAAACGCTACCTAGAAGCCCTAAAAAGCCCTAAAACCATTTTCCCTAAAAGCTCTAATCTGTTTTATGCACTCAATTTAACGCCCCCTAGTGCGGTTAAAATCATCCTTTTAGGGCAAGACCCCTACCATTCCACCTACCTAGAAAATGAGCGAGAATTGCCGGTGGCGATGGGCTTAAGCTTTAGCGTGGAAAAAAACGCCCCCATCCCCCCAAGCTTAAAAAATATTTTTAAAGAATTGCATGCGAATTTAGGCGTGCCTGTGCCTTGTTGTGGGGATTTGAGCGCGTGGGCTAAAAGGGGCATGCTGTTATTGAACGCCATTTTAAGCGTGGAAAAAAATAAGGCCGCTTCGCACCAATATATTGGCTGGGAAGCTTTTAGCGATCAAATATTGATGCGCCTTTTTGAAACGATCTCCCCTTTAATCGTGGTGTTATTAGGGAAAGTCGCCCAAAAAAAGATCGCGCTAATTCCCCCTAATAAGCATATCATCATCACAGCCCCTCACCCTAGCCCCTTATCTAGAGGGTTTTTAGGGAGTGGGGTTTTTACAAGCGTTCAAAAAGCTTATAGAGAGGTTTATCGCAAGGATTTTGATTTCAGTTTGTGA
- the exbD gene encoding TonB system transport protein ExbD, which translates to MKSIRRGDGLNVVPFIDIMLVLLAIVLSVSTFIAQGKIKVSLPNAKNAEKSQPNDQKVVVISVDEHDNIFVDDKPMNLEALSAVVKQTDPKTLIDLKSDKSSRFETFISIMDILKEHNHENFSISTEAQ; encoded by the coding sequence ATGAAAAGCATCAGAAGAGGCGATGGGCTGAATGTTGTCCCTTTTATTGATATTATGCTCGTTTTGCTAGCGATTGTGTTAAGCGTTTCTACTTTTATCGCGCAAGGTAAGATTAAAGTCAGTCTCCCTAACGCTAAAAATGCGGAAAAATCCCAGCCAAACGATCAAAAAGTGGTGGTCATCTCTGTAGATGAGCATGACAATATTTTCGTAGATGACAAACCGATGAATTTGGAAGCTTTGAGTGCTGTAGTCAAACAAACAGACCCTAAAACCCTTATAGACTTAAAAAGCGACAAAAGCTCTCGTTTTGAAACTTTTATCAGCATTATGGATATTTTAAAAGAGCATAATCATGAAAATTTCTCCATCTCCACAGAAGCTCAGTAA
- a CDS encoding phosphoglycerate kinase — translation MLAKMSFMQNVKNIQEVEVSHKRVLIRVDFNVPLDENLNITDDTRIRESLPTIQYCIDNKAKDIILVSHLGRPKGVEEKLSLKPFLKRLERLLNHEVVFFQNIAQLKQALNENAPTRIFLLENIRFLKGEEENDENLAKDLASLCDVFVNDAFGTSHRKHASTYGTAKFAPIKVSGFLLKKEIDSFYQAFNHPLRPLLLIVGGAKVSSKLTLLKNILDLIDKLIIAGAMSNTFLKALGYDVQDSSVEDALINDALELLQSAKEKKVKVYLPIDAVTTDDILNPKHIKISPVQDIEPKHKIADIGPASVKLFSEVIESAPTILWNGPLGVHEKQEFARGTTFLAHKIADTYAFSLIGGGDTIDAINRAGEKDNMSFISTGGGASLELLEGKILPCFEVLDKRH, via the coding sequence ATGTTAGCTAAAATGTCGTTTATGCAAAACGTTAAAAACATTCAAGAAGTGGAAGTGAGCCATAAAAGGGTGCTTATTAGAGTGGATTTTAATGTGCCTTTAGATGAAAATTTGAATATTACCGATGACACGCGCATTAGAGAGAGCTTGCCTACCATCCAATATTGTATTGACAACAAGGCTAAGGATATTATTTTAGTGAGCCATTTGGGCCGCCCTAAAGGGGTTGAAGAAAAATTGAGCTTGAAACCTTTTTTAAAACGCCTTGAAAGACTCTTAAATCATGAAGTGGTTTTTTTTCAAAACATCGCGCAACTCAAGCAGGCTTTAAACGAAAACGCGCCCACAAGGATTTTTCTTTTAGAAAACATCCGCTTTTTAAAAGGCGAAGAAGAAAATGATGAAAATCTGGCTAAAGATTTAGCGAGCTTGTGCGATGTGTTTGTGAATGACGCTTTTGGCACGAGCCACAGAAAGCATGCCAGCACTTATGGCACCGCCAAATTCGCTCCCATAAAAGTGAGCGGGTTTTTACTCAAAAAAGAAATTGATTCGTTTTATCAAGCGTTTAACCACCCTTTACGCCCTCTATTGTTGATTGTAGGGGGGGCTAAGGTCAGCTCCAAACTCACCCTATTAAAAAATATTTTAGATCTCATTGACAAGCTCATCATTGCCGGGGCGATGAGTAACACCTTCTTAAAAGCTTTAGGCTATGATGTGCAAGATTCTTCTGTAGAAGACGCTCTAATCAATGACGCCCTAGAATTATTGCAAAGCGCGAAAGAAAAAAAAGTCAAAGTCTATTTGCCCATAGACGCTGTTACCACTGATGACATTCTTAACCCCAAACACATCAAAATTTCACCCGTCCAAGACATTGAGCCTAAGCACAAGATCGCTGATATAGGGCCTGCGAGCGTGAAATTATTTTCTGAAGTCATAGAGAGCGCGCCCACGATCCTATGGAATGGCCCCTTAGGCGTGCATGAAAAGCAAGAATTTGCCAGAGGCACAACCTTTTTAGCCCATAAGATCGCTGACACTTACGCTTTCTCGCTCATTGGGGGGGGCGATACCATTGATGCGATCAACCGCGCGGGCGAAAAGGATAACATGAGTTTTATTTCTACCGGTGGGGGAGCGAGTTTGGAATTGTTAGAGGGCAAAATTTTACCTTGTTTTGAGGTTTTGGATAAACGCCATTAA
- a CDS encoding TerC family protein, translating into MEFLSSLLDALSTPHGVISLATLTLLEIVLGIDNIIFITVMVYKLPKHQQNKAMILGLGLAMIARIGLLGSLFFISHLQKPLFTIAGMSFSWRDVVLLVGGAFLAFKALVELKEQIYPKEKHQEKAFGFSITLIEIMFLDIVFSLDSVITAIGIAKHLEVMALAIILSVIVMMFFSKIVGDFIERHYRIKTLAFVFLLVVGVFLFLEGLHLHVDKNYLYAGIGFALLIECLNIFIEKKMKK; encoded by the coding sequence ATGGAATTTTTATCCTCACTCCTAGACGCCCTTTCTACACCGCATGGCGTAATCTCCTTGGCTACGCTCACGCTTTTAGAGATCGTTTTAGGGATTGATAACATCATTTTTATCACGGTGATGGTTTATAAACTCCCCAAACACCAGCAAAATAAGGCCATGATTTTAGGCTTGGGTCTGGCTATGATCGCTCGTATAGGGCTTTTAGGGAGCTTGTTTTTTATCAGCCATTTGCAAAAGCCTTTATTCACTATAGCGGGCATGAGCTTTTCATGGCGTGATGTGGTGCTGCTTGTAGGGGGGGCGTTTTTGGCTTTTAAAGCGTTAGTGGAATTAAAAGAGCAGATCTACCCTAAAGAAAAACACCAAGAAAAAGCGTTTGGCTTTTCCATCACTTTAATAGAAATCATGTTTTTAGACATTGTTTTTTCTTTAGACTCCGTGATCACGGCTATTGGGATCGCTAAACACCTAGAAGTCATGGCGCTTGCTATTATTTTATCTGTAATCGTGATGATGTTTTTTTCCAAAATCGTTGGCGATTTTATTGAAAGGCATTATCGCATCAAAACTTTAGCCTTTGTTTTTTTGCTCGTTGTGGGCGTGTTTTTGTTTTTAGAAGGCTTGCATTTGCATGTTGATAAAAATTATTTGTATGCGGGTATTGGTTTTGCCTTGCTCATAGAATGCTTGAACATTTTCATAGAAAAGAAAATGAAAAAATAA
- the nadD gene encoding nicotinate (nicotinamide) nucleotide adenylyltransferase produces MNSVLKYKELALYGGSFDPLHKAHLAIIEQTLELLPFAQLIVLPAYQNPFKKPCFLDAKTRFKELERALKGMPRVLLSDFEIKQERAVPTIESVLHFQKLYRPKTLYLVIGADCLRHLSSWTNATELLKRVELVVFERIGYEEIQFKGRYFPLKGIDAPISSSAIRASLGV; encoded by the coding sequence ATGAATAGCGTCTTAAAATACAAAGAATTAGCGCTCTATGGAGGGAGTTTTGATCCTCTGCACAAGGCTCATTTAGCCATCATTGAGCAAACTTTAGAATTACTGCCATTCGCTCAGCTCATTGTCTTGCCCGCTTATCAAAACCCTTTTAAAAAGCCATGTTTTTTGGACGCAAAAACCCGTTTTAAGGAATTGGAAAGAGCTTTAAAGGGAATGCCTAGGGTACTATTGAGCGATTTTGAAATCAAGCAAGAAAGGGCCGTGCCTACGATAGAAAGCGTTCTTCATTTCCAAAAACTTTACCGCCCTAAAACGCTTTATTTAGTCATAGGGGCGGATTGTTTGAGGCACCTTTCTTCTTGGACTAACGCTACAGAGCTTTTAAAAAGGGTGGAATTAGTGGTTTTTGAAAGGATTGGCTATGAAGAGATCCAATTTAAGGGGCGTTATTTCCCTTTAAAAGGCATTGATGCGCCGATTTCTTCTAGCGCGATTAGGGCTAGTTTAGGGGTTTAG
- the nikR gene encoding nickel-responsive transcriptional regulator NikR, whose amino-acid sequence MDTPNKDDSIIRFSVSLQQNLLDELDNRIIKNGYSSRSELVRDMIREKLVEDNWAEDNPNDEGKIAVLVVIYDHHQRELNQRMIDIQHASGTHVLCTTHIHMDEHNCLETIILQGNSFEIQRLQLEIGGLRGVKFAKLTKASSFEYNE is encoded by the coding sequence ATGGATACACCCAATAAAGACGATTCAATCATCCGCTTTTCGGTTTCTTTACAACAAAATTTATTGGACGAATTGGACAACCGCATCATTAAAAACGGCTATTCTTCTCGCTCAGAATTGGTGCGCGACATGATCAGGGAAAAATTAGTAGAAGACAATTGGGCCGAAGATAACCCTAATGATGAGGGTAAAATCGCCGTGCTTGTGGTGATTTATGATCACCACCAAAGGGAATTAAACCAGCGCATGATAGACATTCAGCACGCCAGTGGGACGCATGTTTTATGCACCACTCATATTCACATGGATGAGCATAATTGTTTAGAGACGATTATTTTACAAGGCAATTCGTTTGAAATCCAACGCTTGCAATTAGAAATCGGAGGGCTTAGGGGGGTTAAATTCGCTAAATTGACTAAGGCGTCTAGCTTTGAATACAATGAATAG
- a CDS encoding 1-acyl-sn-glycerol-3-phosphate acyltransferase, giving the protein MKSNSLRAIYRALVIAIGLAVIIVFNYFNRKNNNARSSRKTCACFFTLTGVTLEKIGAFDTDAKFIVLNHQSLLDIIYLEAYHPSNICWIAKKELGEIPFYGHALTDTGMILIDREDKKGIVSLLKACKEKLDQNRPLVIFPEGTRGKGGEKFLPFKQGAKIIAEKFQLKIQPMVLINSIKIFNSKPLEAYKARTRLVMLESYTPDFNSPTWYEELQERMQKEYLKHYHELNA; this is encoded by the coding sequence ATGAAGTCAAATAGTTTGAGAGCGATTTATAGGGCTTTAGTGATCGCTATAGGCTTAGCCGTTATCATTGTTTTCAATTATTTTAACCGCAAAAACAATAACGCGCGCTCTAGCCGTAAAACTTGCGCGTGTTTTTTCACGCTCACCGGGGTTACTTTAGAAAAAATAGGTGCTTTTGATACGGACGCTAAATTCATTGTCTTAAACCACCAAAGCTTACTAGACATTATTTATTTAGAAGCCTACCACCCCAGCAATATTTGCTGGATCGCTAAAAAAGAGCTGGGCGAAATCCCTTTTTATGGGCATGCCTTAACGGATACGGGAATGATTTTAATTGACAGAGAGGATAAAAAGGGGATCGTGAGCCTTTTGAAAGCGTGTAAGGAAAAGCTAGACCAAAACCGCCCTTTAGTGATTTTCCCTGAAGGCACTAGAGGCAAAGGGGGAGAAAAATTCCTCCCTTTCAAGCAAGGGGCTAAAATCATCGCCGAAAAATTCCAGCTCAAAATCCAGCCCATGGTGTTAATCAATTCCATTAAAATCTTTAATTCCAAACCCCTAGAAGCCTATAAAGCCCGCACCCGTTTAGTCATGCTAGAAAGCTATACGCCTGATTTTAACTCGCCCACCTGGTATGAAGAATTACAAGAACGCATGCAAAAAGAGTATTTAAAACACTACCATGAACTAAACGCATGA
- the corA gene encoding magnesium/cobalt transporter CorA, with product MVNVFFKQQKFVIKKRFNDFNGFDIEENEVLWFELINPTPNELATLSQEYAIHYNTDHSQRVSSVTKYWEDSSSVTINAFFTNQDENETFHTEMATFILSNNILFTIYYGTLEIFDSIQKKVLASPKKFEDGFDILTKIFEVYFEKGVECLEWINKQTSLLRKNIIFKETSTHDDILVRLSNLQEFNVALRDSFFDKRRIITALLRSNKVDSDTKNNLNIILTDFSSLVESTTVNLNSLDNIQNLFASQVNVEQNKIIKLFTVATMAMMPPTLIGTIYGMNFKFMPELEWQYGYLFALIVMAISTILPVLYFKKKGWL from the coding sequence ATGGTGAACGTGTTTTTCAAACAGCAAAAATTTGTCATTAAAAAACGCTTTAATGATTTTAATGGTTTTGATATAGAAGAAAATGAAGTTTTATGGTTTGAGTTAATCAACCCTACGCCCAATGAATTAGCCACTCTAAGCCAAGAATACGCTATCCACTACAACACGGATCATTCCCAACGAGTCTCATCAGTTACCAAATACTGGGAAGACAGCTCCAGCGTTACGATCAACGCTTTTTTCACTAACCAGGATGAAAATGAGACTTTCCACACGGAAATGGCGACCTTTATTTTGTCCAATAACATTCTTTTCACGATTTATTACGGGACTTTGGAAATCTTTGATTCTATCCAAAAAAAGGTTTTGGCTAGCCCTAAAAAATTTGAAGACGGGTTTGATATTCTAACTAAAATCTTTGAAGTGTATTTTGAAAAAGGGGTGGAATGTTTGGAGTGGATCAACAAACAAACGAGCCTGTTGCGCAAAAACATCATTTTCAAAGAAACTTCTACGCATGATGATATTTTAGTGCGCTTGTCCAATTTGCAAGAATTTAATGTGGCTTTGAGGGATTCTTTTTTTGACAAACGGCGCATTATCACCGCTTTATTAAGGAGCAATAAAGTGGATAGCGATACTAAAAATAATTTAAATATCATTTTAACCGATTTTAGCTCTTTGGTGGAGTCTACAACGGTCAATCTCAACTCGCTTGATAACATTCAAAACCTGTTCGCTTCTCAAGTCAATGTGGAGCAAAATAAAATCATCAAGCTCTTCACTGTGGCGACTATGGCGATGATGCCCCCCACTTTGATTGGCACGATTTATGGCATGAATTTTAAATTCATGCCGGAGTTAGAATGGCAATATGGGTATCTTTTCGCGCTGATTGTCATGGCGATTTCTACGATTTTGCCTGTGCTCTATTTTAAAAAGAAAGGCTGGTTGTAG
- the gap gene encoding type I glyceraldehyde-3-phosphate dehydrogenase, with product MPIKIAINGTGRIGLCAIRVASQRKDVEIVAINSTAELETLLHLIRHDSVHGHFEAKLNANRTLNIGHSKNILVLSERDINKLDFSAANAEIIIECTGKFNSLEASSAHLKNSVKKVIISAPAQNAPTFVYGVNHKNYHNESVISNASCTTNATAPLLKILDEAFKVENALLTTIHSYTNDQNLLDTKHKDIRRARAASLNLIPTSTGVSKAISLVLPHLGPKITGLAIRVPTPNVSLVDLSLSFKKVVSKASVQHALKDASKHAFKGIVSVDEERLVSSDFISSPFSAIVIDDQIMTIGEKNAKVLAWYDNEMGYSERLIDMVQYIAQN from the coding sequence ATGCCAATTAAAATCGCTATCAATGGGACCGGGCGCATCGGTTTGTGCGCTATAAGGGTCGCTAGTCAAAGAAAAGACGTGGAAATCGTAGCCATCAATTCTACCGCTGAATTAGAAACTCTTTTGCATTTGATACGCCATGATAGCGTGCATGGGCATTTTGAAGCCAAACTGAATGCCAATAGAACTTTAAATATCGGGCATAGTAAAAATATTTTAGTGTTGAGCGAGCGAGACATTAACAAGCTTGATTTTTCTGCCGCTAACGCAGAAATCATCATAGAATGCACCGGCAAATTCAATTCCTTAGAGGCTTCAAGCGCTCATCTTAAAAACAGCGTGAAAAAAGTCATCATCTCCGCTCCCGCACAAAACGCCCCCACCTTTGTCTATGGGGTGAATCATAAGAATTACCATAACGAAAGCGTGATTTCTAACGCCTCTTGCACGACTAACGCTACCGCTCCTTTATTAAAAATATTAGATGAAGCCTTTAAAGTAGAAAATGCGCTTTTAACCACCATCCACAGCTATACTAACGATCAAAACCTTTTAGACACCAAGCACAAAGACATCCGCCGCGCTAGAGCGGCTAGCCTTAACCTTATCCCCACAAGCACCGGCGTGAGCAAAGCCATTTCGCTAGTCTTACCGCATTTAGGCCCTAAGATTACAGGCCTTGCGATTAGAGTGCCTACCCCTAATGTGAGCTTAGTGGATCTATCTTTGAGCTTTAAAAAAGTTGTGAGCAAAGCAAGCGTTCAGCATGCGCTTAAAGACGCCAGTAAGCATGCCTTTAAAGGGATTGTAAGCGTTGATGAAGAAAGGCTCGTTTCAAGCGATTTTATTTCTTCGCCTTTTAGCGCGATCGTGATTGATGATCAAATCATGACAATAGGCGAAAAAAATGCTAAAGTATTGGCATGGTATGATAATGAAATGGGTTATAGCGAGCGCTTGATAGACATGGTGCAATATATAGCGCAAAATTAA
- a CDS encoding J domain-containing protein, with protein sequence MAKIELLAKFTQIALPNSHPLLKKVLHYAKKHFSQCHMLSSSLLILNDTECFKKNYLLNWVYHALECVHEKDISTHSLEEVLQKSHLPIRIKIINQNTLLEKIEVKVLTFGAEYALFITKHPIAKRFLHQKFSGYVFLETQDELHIRGDSERFWELIVTLNENRIVHNACLDFIYPNGFGKDSYTTLAERKLKECYKTLGFIKHENFSEVKKRYLELAKTYHPDLCDLKEKKALYAKRFAIIQEAYSHIKKHA encoded by the coding sequence ATGGCCAAGATTGAATTGTTAGCCAAATTCACGCAAATCGCGCTCCCTAACAGCCACCCTTTATTGAAAAAAGTTTTACACTACGCCAAAAAACATTTCAGCCAGTGCCACATGCTCTCTTCATCGTTGCTCATTTTAAACGACACGGAATGCTTTAAAAAAAACTACTTGCTCAATTGGGTCTATCATGCCCTTGAATGCGTGCATGAGAAAGATATTAGCACGCATTCTTTAGAAGAGGTTTTACAAAAAAGCCACCTGCCCATACGCATCAAAATCATCAATCAAAACACGCTTTTAGAAAAGATAGAAGTGAAAGTTTTAACCTTTGGGGCAGAATACGCGCTTTTTATCACCAAGCACCCTATCGCTAAGCGCTTTTTACACCAGAAATTTAGCGGCTATGTGTTTTTAGAAACCCAAGATGAATTGCATATAAGAGGCGATTCAGAGCGTTTTTGGGAGCTTATTGTAACGCTCAATGAAAATAGAATCGTCCATAACGCATGCTTAGATTTCATCTACCCTAATGGCTTTGGCAAGGACAGCTACACCACCTTGGCTGAACGCAAATTAAAAGAATGCTATAAAACGCTAGGGTTTATCAAGCATGAAAATTTCAGCGAAGTCAAAAAGCGCTATTTGGAATTGGCTAAAACCTACCACCCTGATTTATGCGATCTTAAAGAAAAAAAGGCTCTTTACGCCAAACGCTTCGCTATCATTCAAGAAGCCTATAGCCACATTAAAAAACACGCCTAA
- the exbB gene encoding TonB-system energizer ExbB yields MGGFSVGMLKDYVDIFVFAVLGVASFLALWFAIERVIFYSKVNLKAYDDIDALNLDLTKNLTILYVIYSNAPYVGLLGTVLGIMVIFYDMGVSGGMDAKTIMVGLSLALKATALGLAVAIPTLIAYNGLLRKSDVLSEKFRIMKK; encoded by the coding sequence ATGGGCGGTTTTTCAGTGGGAATGTTGAAAGATTATGTGGACATATTTGTTTTTGCGGTGCTTGGCGTGGCCAGTTTTTTAGCCTTGTGGTTTGCGATTGAAAGGGTTATTTTTTATTCTAAAGTCAATTTGAAAGCTTATGATGATATAGACGCCCTAAATTTGGATTTAACCAAGAATCTAACCATTCTCTATGTGATTTATTCTAACGCGCCTTATGTGGGCTTATTAGGGACGGTTTTAGGGATTATGGTGATTTTCTATGACATGGGCGTGAGCGGCGGGATGGACGCTAAAACGATCATGGTAGGTTTGTCTTTAGCTTTAAAAGCGACCGCTTTAGGGCTTGCTGTGGCGATCCCTACGCTGATTGCATATAATGGCTTATTGAGAAAATCCGATGTTTTGAGCGAAAAATTTAGGATCATGAAAAAATGA
- a CDS encoding energy transducer TonB family protein: protein MKISPSPQKLSKVSTSVSFLISFALYAIGFGYFLLREDAPEPLAQAGTTKVTMSLASINTNSKVKTNAESAKPKEEPKEKPKKEEPKKEVPKPKPKPKPKPKPKPKPKPEPKPKPKPEPKPEPKPEPKVEEPKKEEPKEEPKKEEAKEEAKEKSAPKQVTTKDIVKEKDKQEESNKTSEGATSEAQAYNPGVSNEFLMKIQTAISSKNRYPKMAQIRGIEGEVLVSFTINADGSVTDIKVVKSNTTDILNHAALEAIKSAAYLFPKPDETVHLKIPIAYSLKED, encoded by the coding sequence ATGAAAATTTCTCCATCTCCACAGAAGCTCAGTAAAGTTTCAACGAGTGTTAGCTTTTTAATCTCTTTTGCCCTATACGCTATAGGGTTTGGTTATTTTTTACTGCGCGAAGACGCCCCAGAGCCTTTAGCGCAAGCCGGGACCACTAAGGTTACCATGAGTTTAGCCAGCATTAACACCAATTCTAAAGTGAAGACAAATGCCGAATCCGCTAAACCCAAAGAAGAGCCTAAAGAAAAACCCAAAAAAGAAGAACCCAAAAAAGAGGTTCCAAAGCCTAAACCCAAACCCAAGCCAAAACCCAAGCCTAAGCCAAAACCCAAACCTGAGCCAAAGCCAAAACCTAAACCTGAACCAAAACCCGAGCCTAAGCCTGAACCTAAAGTTGAAGAACCTAAGAAAGAAGAGCCTAAAGAAGAACCCAAAAAAGAAGAAGCTAAAGAGGAAGCTAAAGAAAAAAGCGCTCCTAAACAAGTAACGACTAAAGATATAGTCAAAGAAAAAGACAAGCAAGAAGAATCCAACAAAACCTCTGAGGGTGCAACTTCCGAAGCTCAAGCGTATAACCCAGGGGTGAGTAACGAATTTTTAATGAAGATCCAAACCGCTATTTCTTCTAAGAACCGCTATCCCAAAATGGCGCAAATTAGGGGCATTGAGGGCGAAGTGCTAGTGAGCTTTACGATCAATGCTGATGGGAGCGTTACAGACATTAAAGTTGTCAAAAGCAACACGACAGATATTTTAAACCATGCGGCTTTAGAGGCCATTAAAAGCGCGGCATATTTATTCCCTAAACCAGACGAAACCGTGCATCTAAAAATCCCTATCGCTTATAGCTTGAAAGAAGACTGA